GACCGGCGCTGATCGTCGGCGGCTGGGCGTTGACGCAACTGGTCTGGTTCTGGGTCGCGCCGATCGTCGGCGGCATACTTGGCGGGCTGGTCTACAAGGCGCTCGGCGCCGATGCGAAAGCCAAGCCGCCGATCGAGGGCGAAGCGCTTTGAGGGCGTAAAAAGCCCCTCCCTTTCAGGGAAGGGGCTTAAGCGGGGCTACGCCGCTTCGGTCGCCTTCGACCTCGCGGCGAAGCTCTTCCTCAGTTTCTTCAGCTTTGGCGGGATAACCGCCTGGCAGTAGGGATTGCGCTGCCCTTCGCCCTGCCAATATTCCTGGTGATAATCCTCGGCTGGATACCATACCGTCAGCGGTTCGATCGTGGTCACGATCGGGCCGCTCACCTCGGTCGCGGCGCGCGCCATCGCGGTCCGCGCCTCGATCTCCTGTTCGGGCGAATGCGGAAAGATCGCCGAGCGGTATTGCGTCCCGACATCATTGCCCTGGCGGTTGAGCTGCGTCGGATCATGCGTTGCGAAGAACATGTCGAGCAAGTCGCCATAGCTCAGCTGATCGGTATCGAAGGTCACGCGAATCGCCTCGGCATGGCCGGTGTCGCCGCCGCATACCTGGCGATAGGTCGGGTTGGGCACCGAGCCGCCGATATAACCGCTCTCGACCTTTTCGACCCCGATCACGTCGTTGAACACCGCTTCGGTGCACCAGAAACATCCGCCCGCCAGCGTGGCGACTTCGCTTGCCATGATAAGCTCCTCAATATCTCTTCTTAAGATAGGAACGCGGTGGCGTGAGGCAATCCGCGCTGTTAGGCGGACACGCGAACTGATCGAGGTCAAGACGATGCGCGACATGACGGTGCTGGTGACGGGCGGAGCGGGCTATATCGGCAGCCATGCGGTGCTCGCTCTGCTCGATGCCGGCTATCGGGTCGTGGTGGTCGACAATCTCGTCACCGGCTTCGCCTGGGCGGTCGATTCGCGCGCGACGCTTATCGAAGCGAACATCGAGGACGATGGCCGTGTTCGCGCCGCGATCCGCGGTCATCATGTAAAGGCGATCATGCATTTCGCCGGATCGGTGGTGGTGCCCGAATCGGTCAGCGATCCGCTCAAATATTACCGCAACAACACCGTTGCCAGCCGCGCCCTGCTCGAAAGTGCGGTGGCCGAGGGCGTGCCGCATTTCATCTTCTCCTCGACCGCCGCGACTTATGGCACGCCGGCGACGGAGACGGTTTCCGAGGACAGTCCGACCGTGCCGATCAACCCGTACGGCATGTCGAAATTGATGACCGAGGCGATGCTGCGCGACGTCGCGGCGGCGCACCCGATCAATTATGCCGCGCTGCGTTATTTCAACGTCGCCGGCGCCGACCCGCAGGGGCGCACCGGGCAATCGACCGCCGGCGCGACGCATTTGATCAAGGTCGCGGTCGAAGCGGCGACCGGCAAGCGCGATTCGGTGGCGATCTTCGGCAGTGATTTCGACACGCCCGACGGCACCGGGGTGCGCGACTATATCCATGTCAGCGATCTTGCCGCGGCGCATGTCGCGGCGCTCGACCTGCTGATCGCCGACCCGTCGAAAAGCCACATTCTCAATGCCGGTTATGGCCGGGGCTTTTCGGTCACCCAGGTGCTCGACGCGGTCGACCGCGTCACCAACCGCACGATCGAGCGGCGGTTCGAGGGACGCCGCGCGGGCGACCCGGCGGCGCTGATCGCCGACAACAAGGCGATCCTGGAGACGCTCGACTGGACACCGCAGCGTGACGACCTCGACACGATCGTCGGCGATGCCGTGGCGTGGGAACGCAAGCTGGCCGAACGCCAGTGAACGAGGCCGATACCGGGGCGCCACCACCGCAATCGACCCGCCTTTCCGTCCTGATTCCGTTTGCCATCGTCACCTTGATCTGGGGCTCGACCTGGCTGGTCATCAAGGATCAGCTGGGCGTCGTACCGCCTAGCTGGTCGGTCGCTTATCGCTTTCTGGTCGGGGGCGTCGCGATGCTGATCTATGCGACGATCCGGCGCGAACGGATTGCGCTCGACGCACGCGGCTGGGCGTTCGCGGCGGGGCTCGCGCTGTTCCAGTTCTGCCTCAATTTCAACTTCGTCTATCGCGCGGAAAGCTACATCACCTCGGGGCTGGTCGCGGTCATCTTCGCGCTTTTGCTTGTGCCCAATGCGGTGCTCGGACGGATCTTCCTTGGCCAGCGGCTCGGCCGGCAATTGCTCGCCGGATCGGCGGTGGCGATGGCCGGGGTGGCATTGCTCTTCGTCCATGAGGCACGGACCGGCGCGGGCGGGCTGCATATGGCAATGGCCGGCATCGGCTTCACGCTGGCCGGCGTGATGTCGGCTTCGACCGCCAATATCATGCAGGGCACCGGCACTGCCAAACGCTATCCGATGGCCGTGATGCTCGGTATCGGCATGCTGATCGGCGCGGCGTTCGATGCGGCGCTCGCCTGGAGCCTGACCGGGCCGCCGGTGATCGAGCTGCGCCCGGCCTATCTGCTTGGCGTGCTCTATCTCGGCGTGATCGCCTCGGCCGTCGCTTTCACGCTCTATTTCGGCGTGCTCCGCATCATCGGCCCGGCCAAGGCGGCTTATTCGGGCGTGATCGTGCCGGTCATCGCAATGCTGCTATCGACGATCTTCGAGGGGTATCGCTGGTCGCTGCTCGCCGGGGCGGGCGCGGTGCTGGCGATGATCGGACTGGTCATCGCGCTCAAGGCGCGCAGGCCGAACCGGTAATCGGGATACGCCGGGCGCCAGCCCAGCACGCGCTTTGCCTTGCCGTTCGCGACGCGCCGGTTCTCGGCATAGAAAGCGCGCGCCATCGGCGACAAGGTCGCGAGATCGATGAACGCCGGCGCGGGGTGGCCGAGCAGACGGCTGGCGAACTCGATCACCTCATTCTGCCCACACGGCGCATCGTCGGCCAGGTTATATGCGCCCGGCGGCGCATCGAGCGCGGCGATCACGCCGCCGACGATATCATCGACATGAACCCGGCTGAACACCTGGTCCGGCAAGTCGACCCGGTGCGCACGCCCTTCCGCCACGCGGTCGAGCGCCGACCGGCCCGGGCCATAGATTCCGGGCAGGCGAAAGACCCGCGCACCTGATTTCAGCCACGCGCCATCGGCGGCCGCGCGCGCTGCGCGCCGTCCAGTGATCGGCGCGCTTTCATCGACCCAGCCGCCGCCGGCATCGCCATAGACGCCGGTTGACGAGAGATAACCGAGCCATGCGGACGCCGCCGCCAGCGCCTCGCCATAAAGCGCCAGCACCGGATCGACCTCGCCCTCCGGCGGCACCGACGACAGGATATGGCTCGCCGCGGCGATTTCCGGCAGCAGCCGGTCACGGTCGGCAAAAGCGATCGTGCCGTCACGCCCGTCCCGGCTGGTGCCGGTCACGCGCCATCCTTCGCCACGCAGCCGCGCCGCCAGCCGGCCCGAGCTATAACCGAGCCCGAAGACGAACAGCGACGGCATCTATTGGTCGAACTTCACGTCCGGCTTGATCATCGTCGCGCCGGGCACATGGTCCTTCTTCCACTGCATCGACATACGCACCCGCGTTGCGCCCGACGGATGGTCGAAGAACAGCGCCTCCTCGGCCGGACCCGGTTCGATCTTGCGATATTCCGACAGGCGCATCGCGACCTTGGCGAAACCATCCGGCTCGCGCGCGGCGTCTAGGCCGAACGCGTCGGCCTCGCTTTCCTGGACGCGGACCAACGTGTTCTGCACCGGCGTCAGGATCAGCCCGGCGACCGAGGCGAGCAGCATGAAGATCGCCGCCGCCGCCGGATCCGCGACGTCGCGCACGCCCCAACGCGGATAACGCGCAACCAGCGCCGGCGCGATCCGCGCGATCAGGAAAAAGACCACCAGGAAGATCACGGCAAAGGCCAGGATCGCCTTCTGCACGTGATTGAGCACATAATGCCCCATCTCATGGCCCATCACCGCGACGACTTCGTCGGGTCCGGTGCGGTTGAGCAGATTGTCGTTGAGCGTGATGCGGATCGTCGGCCCCAGGCCGGAGACATTGGCCGAGATGCGCTTGCTCTGCTTCGATGCGTCGGAAACATAGATATGGTCGGCCGGGATATGATTGGCGGCGGCGACCGCGACGATGCGATCGCGCAAGGGTCCCGCCGGCATCTCGGTATATTTGTTGAACAGCGGCATGATGAACAGCGGCGCGACCAGGGCGGCAATCAGCACGAAGCCCGTCATCGCCGCCGCGCCGAGCAGCCACCAGCGTCGCGGGAAGCGCCGGATCACGGCGAACATCACCGCGAACAGGATCATGTTGACGACGATGCCGACGCCCACGCCGATCGCCTGCTCGCCGAGCCAGGCGCCGAAGCCCTGGTTCATCAGGCCATATTGTCTCTCGCGGAAAAAGCCGGTGTAGATCGTCCAGGGCAGAATGATCAGCGCGCCGGCGATGGTGAAGGGCACGGCGAATATCGCCGGCTGCAGCCAGCGCCGTTTGATCAGCCGTTCGGTGATATCGCGGAACCGGGCCGCCATGCCGGTCGCGAGCATGATCAGATAGGTGACGACCGAGGCGAGCGTGCCCCATAGCGTAAGCCAGTAGCCGCCCTCGAAATAAGCGTCGGACTTGGCTCGCGCCGGGCCCTGCAGCAAGTCGAGATAGGCGCGGGTCGCCCGTTCGACATCAAACGCCGGACTGGCCGCATGGGCCATGGTCGGCAGCAAGACGGCCGCCAGTCCCGCGGCGCCCCAGATCATCGATTTGCGCATATCCGCTCCCCCAATTTCATCCAGAACCGTCATTCTATTTCGCGCCATATCCCCGGTAGAGCAGACCGAAGAAATCGCCCTTGTTCCAGCGCGGGCGGTCATTGCCATCGGCGATCTCGCGCGCGATCGCATAGTTCGCGTCGACGAAACGGATACCCTGCGCCCAGTCGATCGGCAGCGACACTTCGTCCGATGGCTGATGGTAATTCTCCGCGAAGAACTTCGCCCAGGCCGCCTTGCCGGCACCCGCCTGACCCGGCCACAGGAACACCGACGGGATGCCTTGCTGCACGAAGCGGTAATGATCCGATCGCACGAAGATCGCCTGAGCCGGGTCGGGATCGGGCGACATGGTCACGCCGACTCCGGCCACCGCCTTGCTGACGATCGGACCAAGCGTCGAGCGATCGGCGCCGAACACGACCATATCCTCGAAGCGATAAGTCAGCAGCGGCATGTCGAGATTGACGTCGGCGACGATGCTCTCCTTCGGCACGGTCGGGTGCTTGGCGAAATAATCGGATCCGACCAGTCCCTTTTCCTCGGCGGTGACGGCAAGGAACATGACGGTGCGACGCGGTGGCTTGCCGCTCACCTTGAAGCGTTTCGCTTCCTCGATCAGCGACGCGATGCCGACCGCATTGTCCTCCGCGCCATTGTTGATCGTGTCGCCGGTCGCGTCGGGCTTGCCCACGCCGATATGATCGAGATGAGCGGAGAGAATGACGATCTCCTTGCCGATCTTCGGGTCGCTGCCCGGGATCACACCGGCGACATTGGCGCTGGTTGCGGGTTCGAAACTGGTCTTCAACGCGACGGTCAGCGTGCCGGGCAGTTCCAGTGCCTTGAACCTGGTCTCGCTATTGGCCGATTGTTTGAGGATATCCTCCCATTTGGCCTTGGCGCCAACGAACAATTTGGCGGCGCCGATGCTGCTGAGCGTGCCCAGGCCGGGTGCGCCGGCGGTGCCGCCGGTTCCGTCGGGATTGGCCCAGGTCGTGCGCTCATCGTCCCAGTCGCGCACCTGAGTGGCGAAAGTCCGCCCGCGGATCGCGCCGGGCCGGTCGAGCGCAATCGTGCCGACCGCGCCATGCTCGGCCGCGATCACCGCCTTGGTGGCGGGACTTGAGAAATGCGCGCGTTCCTCGCTTTGCAGGCTGTTCGGCGCGCCGGCGAAATAGGCGACGATCTTGCCGCGCACATCGACCCCGGCATAATCGTCGCGCTTCACATGCGGCGCGACGATGCCGTAACCGACGAACACCACGGCCGCGTCGATCGCGGTCTCGCGTTTGCCGGGATTGGCACCGGGCGCATAATCCTCCCCGAACACCAGCGCCAAGGGCGGCTGGCCGGGACGGGTCAGCACGAAATTGCCCTTGTCGGCCGCCTTGTAGGTGGTCAGCGGCACCTTCTGGATATAACCGCCCTGCTCGCCCGCAGGACGCAAGCCGGCGGCGTAGAATTGCGCCGCGACATATTGCGCCGCGATGTCGAATTCCGGGCTCCCCGCCTCGCGCCCGCGCATCGCATCGGAGGCGAGGAACATGACATGCGCCTTCATCGCCGCCTGATCGTCAGGCAGGACTGCATTGACGATCGCGTTGATCGCTGCCGGGGCCGGTTTGGTGACGGGAGCGGGCGTCGGAGTGGCGGGGGGTGTGGTCTGCGCGATTGCTGCGCTCGCCAGGCCGGCAAAAGCTGCCGCGCCGATAACTCGAAACATCCCGGACCCTTTTCGAATAGATGTGTGTCAGCGGGGTAGCACGGCTGCGCCGCCGCGCAAGCGTCGCAATTTGCGTCCGATTCCGCAGCTGTGCGAGATTTCGGTGGCTTAGCCCTTGTCCGCTCCTGTAGATTGGTCGCGATGTTAGATGTTCAGACCGCCACCGCCCATCCCGCTATCACCCGTCGTGAGGATTATCGCCCGCCCGACTGGCAGGTCCCGGAGATCGCGCTCGACCTCGATCTGGATCCCAGCGCAACCCGGGTGCATGCGACGCTCAAACTGGTGCGGACCAGCGCGCATGACCGGCCTTTGGTGCTCGACGGCGCGGGCCAGACGCCCTTGTCGGTCAAGGTCGACGGCGTTGCGATCAACAATTGGCGGATCGAGGACGATGCGCTGATCATCGAGCTGTCGGGCTCCGAACATGTCGTAGAAACCGAAGTCGAGATCGCGCCTGACCGCAACACGCAGTTGATGGGGCTCTACGCCTCGGGCGGCAATCTGTGCACACAGTGCGAAGCGGAAGGGTTCCGCCGCATCACATTCTTCCCTGACCGCCCCGATGTGCTGACGCGCTACAAGGTGCGTATGGCGGCCGACAAGGCGCGCTTCCCGGTGCTGCTCGCCAATGGCGATCCGGTCGGCGCGGGCGATCTCGGTGACGGACGGCATTGGGCCGAATGGCACGATCCGTACCCGAAACCCTGTTATCTGTTCGCGATGGTCGCGGGCGATCTGGTCGCCAATCGCGCGACCTTTGTCACCCGTTCGGGACGCGAAGTCGCACTCGGCATCTGGGTACGCCCCGCCGACCTGCCCAAGACCGCGCACGCCATCGAAGCACTCAAGACCTCGATGAAATGGGACGAGGATGTCTATGGCCGCGAGTATGACCTGGACGTGTTCAACATCGTCGCGGTCGATGATTTCAACTTCGGCGCGATGGAGAACAAAGGCCTCAACATCTTCAATTCGCGCTACATCCTGGCCGATGCGGAGACCGCGACCGATTATGATTTCGACGCGATCGCCGCGGTCGTCGCGCATGAATATTTCCACAATTGGTCGGGCAACCGCGTCACCTGCCGCGACTGGTTTCAGCTGTCGCTGAAGGAAGGCTTCACGGTCTTTCGCGACCAGAGCTTTTCGGCCGATCAGGGTTCGGCGGCGGTCAAGCGGATCGAGGATGTGCGTGGGCTTCGCGCGGCGCAATTCCCGGAGGATTCGGGGCCGCTGGCGCATCCGATCCGTCCCGACGCCTATCTCGAAATCTCGAATTTCTACACCGCTACGATCTACAACAAGGGCGCCGAGGTCATCCGCATGATGGCGACGATGCTTGGCCCGAAGAAATTCCGCGCCGCGACCGACCTGTATTTCGATCGCTTCGACGGAACCGCGGCGACTTGCGAAGATTTCGTCGCCTGCATGGAGGAAGCTGGCGGGATCGATCTTGCCCAGTTCCGCTTATGGTATTCGCAAGCGGGCACGCCACGTGTCTCCGCGTCATTGAGCCACGAACCCGGCAGCGGCCGAGCGGTCCTCAAGCTCGCGCAGCGTATGCCGCCAACGCCCGGCCAGTCCGACAAGGCGCCGATGGTCCTGCCGCTCAAGCTCAAGCTGTTCGGTGCCGAGACCGCGCGGCCGATCGGACCGGAACAGCTGATCCTGTTGTCCGACGCGGAGGAACAGATCAGTTTCGAGACCGTCACGGAGCGTCCCATATTGTCGATCAATCGAGCCTTTTCCGCGCCGGTGATCGTCGAGACCGATCGCTCGGCGGCCGATCTCGCTTTCCTCTCGGCGCATGATGACGACCCGTTCGCGCGTTACGAAGCGATGCAGCAGCTGATGCTCGACACGTTGGTCGAGGGGACGGCGCATGGTCGCGCGGATCACGCCGCGGTGATCGCCGCGGTCGCCAACACGTTGCAGGATGCGCAGCTCGATTCGGCCTTCATCGCCGAAGCGGTGTTGTTGCCCTCGGACAGTTTTATCGGCGACCAGATGGCGCAGGTCGATCCCGAAGCGATCTTCCGCGCGCGTGAGGCATTGCGCCGCGATCTCGCGCGCGCACTCGAGCCGCAATGGCGTGCCGCTTATGAAGGCGCGCGCGCGGCGAAGTTCGAATATTCGCCCGGCGCGAAAGGGCAAAGGCGGCTCAAGACCGTCGCGCTCGGTTATATCGCGGCGAGCGGCGCCGGTGACGCGGCAGCACTTGCTTTCCGCCAGTTCGAAACGGCGGACAATATGACCGACCGGCAAGGCGCGCTGACCAGCCTGGTCAGCGGCAACGCGCCGGAGCGGGTCGCGGCGCTCGATATCTTCTACAACCGCTACAGCGACAATGCGCTGGTGCTCGACAAATGGTTCTCGACCCAGGCGCTCTCCGCGCGCGACGACACGCCGGCGATGGTCGCCGACCTGGCGCGCCATCGCGATTTCACGCTGGCCAACCCCAACCGGGCGCGCGCTTTGGTCGGAGCGTTCAGCGTCAACCAGCGCGCGTTCAACCAGGCCTCGGGGGAAGGGTATCGCTTCGTCGCCGATCAATTGATCGCGCTCGACAAGCTCAACCCGCAGACCGCGGCGAAACTGATCCCGCCGCTCGGCCGCTGGCGCCGGTTCGACGAAGACCGCGCGGCGATGATGCGTGCCGAACTGGAGCGGATCGTCGCGACACCGGGCCTGTCGAAGGACATGTTCGAACAGGCATCGCGAAGTCTGGCGGGGTAATTGGTTTGCCGGCAGGCGCTGTTTTGCGTCAGACCCGATCGTGCAGGTCGATCGCATTGGCGATCGCCGCGCCGCTCGCGGTGTTGTCGTAGATCGTCCAGCTTTCCACGCCGGCGTCCCGCGCTGTCCCAGCATGGCTTTGGATCGCCGCGTCATCATAGCTTGACCAATAGACCCGCGGCGAACCGTGCAGCCGAGTATAGCGCAGGCCGGGCCAGCCGCCGGGCAGCGCGGCATGCGGCACCCTGGCCGGGTCGGCGGCGACGCGCGCTATCTTGTGGCGAACGAGAGAAACGTCGGCACTGGCCTCGAACCAACTCGCATGACGCGGTTCGCAAACCGCCCGACCACCAACAATCTTGTGAAGCTGCTTGAAGAAGACATCGGTCACTGCCGCATCGAAGATCAGGCTTGGCGGGAGCTGAATAAGAACGGGTCCACGCTTTTCGCCAAGACCGGCAATCTCATCGGCAAATGCCGCCAGCAAATCCTCGGGCCCCGTCAGGCGTCGTTCGTGCGTGATCGCCCTGGGCAGCTTGACCGCGAAACGGAAATCGGCCGGCACACTCGCCGCCCAACGCTCATAGGTGGCGCGGCGATGAGGGCGATAGAAGCTGGAGTTGATTTCCACCGCGTTCAGCTGCGCGGCGTAGCGCTCGAGATGACTGCCGCTGCCGGGGAATCGCGCCGCCACGGCTTTCGGGATCGACCAGCCGGCCGTCCCGATGCGGATCGTGTCAGAAGAGCCGCCCGCCATTCGGTACTGACACGGTCGGGCCGACCAGTACGACCTTGCCGTCGGCATCGGGAAAACCGAGCGTCAGCACTTCCGACATCATCGGGCCGATCTGGCGTGGCGGGAAATTGACCACCGCCGCGACTTGCCGGCCGGGAAGGTCGTCGAGCGTATAATGTTCGGTGATCTGCGCTGACGATCGCTTGATCCCGATCGCCGGGCCGAAATCGATCGTCAGCCGATATGCCGGCTTGCGCGCTTCGGGAAAGGGCAGCGCCTCGACGATCGTGCCGATACGGATATCGACGGCAAGGAAGTCGTCGAAGCCGATCGTCGGCGCTGCGGCGGCAGCGGGATCGTGGGTCGCGTGCATCAGAGATCGAAATCCACATCGTCATAATGTTTCGGCGGCGTGATCCCCTCCATCCGTTCCGACAGCAACGGGCGGAAACTCGGGCGGCTCTTCAGTCCGCGATACCATTTCGCGGTCTGCTCGTGATTCTTCCAGTCGATCCCGCCGAGATAATCGGTCACCGATATCTGTGCCGCCGCCGCCAGATCGGCGAGGCTCATGGTCGATCCCGCCATCCAATTGTGATGATCGAGCTGGTAATCGGTATAATCGAGATGGCGCACCGCCGCCTTCATCGCCTCGCGCAGTACCTTCGAATCAGGTGACTCCTTGGTCACCAGCCGCTTGACCATGCGCTCGTGGAGCAAGGGTGCGGTGATGTCGGCGAAGAACTGCGTGTCGAACCATGCGACCAGCCGGCGGATTTCGGCGCGATTGACCGCGGTACCGTTGATCATCGCCGACTTCTCGACCGTCTCCTCGAGATATTCGCAGATCGCCATCGAATCCATCAGCAGGATCTTGCGCGACGGGTCGGTCATTACCGGCACTTGGCCGGCCGGGTTCATATCGAGGAATTCGTCGCGGCGCTCCCATGGCGATTCGCGCACAAGGTCGTAACCGACGCCCTTTTCGCCGAGCAGAAGCCGGACCTTGCGGGAAAAGGGACACAGGGGGAATTGATAAAGCTGCCACATGATCTCGTGTTAGATCGGCCGGGCGGCGGGGGGAAGGCATGATGGACGCTGATTTGCGAACCCTTCACCCCAACCGTCATGCCGGACTTGTTCCGGCATCCACTGCGCGGCAAACTCGGCTGCATGAGGGAGCGCGAACCCTGCGTCTATATTCTGGCGAGCGCCTTTAACGGGCGGCTTTACACCGGCGCGACGTCGAACCTGGTCGGGCGTGTGATGCAGCATCGCGATGGCACATTCGACGGCTTTACCAAGAAATACGGCATCAGGCGGCTTGTCTGGTACGAAGTCGGTGAGACGATGGACTCGGTTATCGCGACCGAGAAACGGATCAAGAAGTGGCGCCGCGAATGGCGGATGAACCTGATCGAGCGGGACAATCCGCATTGGGACGATCTGGCCGTGGCGCTCGGATTGGGGCCATTGCGCTAGACAACCACTTCGTCACCCCGGCCTTGCGCCGGGTGCCACGGTTCCGCAATATCAACGCTTGCGGATAACGCGGCGCGGTGGACCCCGGCACAAGGCCGGGGTGACGGTTGAGTGTTGTGGCCGCACCTACTCCACCGCGACCATCTCCACGTTGGCGTCGAGCGGATCGCATCCTGAGGGTTACCTCAGGCCGGACTCGTTTCGGCATCCAGCGTGGGCGGATGGTCGGCAGGGTCAGCTCGATTCAGATTGCTTTCAGGCGTCCTCATAGCTGCTTCCGGGTGTGCCGCGTCACGGGCGTCGGCCCGGCCGACCGACCATTTGAATCAAGCTGGAGCAGGTGATGATTTCCGCCCCCGTCATTTCCCGATATTCCCGTAGGGCGTCTGCGAAATTCCCGTTGCGCTGCTTCGGTTTTCCCGCAGTTTTTCCCGTGGATTCCCGCAGAACGCCCGAAAAAGCATTTTCCCGCAAAACTTCCCGCAGCTGCGGGAAATTGGCACCGGATACGCTTCGGTTTCGGACGGCACCACCCGCCGATTCAATCTTGCCCGTCCAACCGCCAGCACCGCCCCAACCCGGCCAAGCGCGGGGCGGGTTGGACTTGGGCTACTCCGCCGCGACCATCTCCACGCTGTCGTCGAGCGGATGGCTCAGCCGGGTGAGCATTTCCTTCGGCACGACTTGCCAGAAACGGTCGACCACCCGGCCCCAATCGTCGATCAGGCTGCCCGACCATTTCGAATCCGTCGCCGCATGATGTGCGCGGACCAGATTGAGCAGCACCGATTCCCAATGCATCGACGACAGCCGCTGCCAGGTGATGCTTTCGGGGTTGGCGCGGCGTGCGAAACTGCCGTCCTCGTCATAGATAAAGGCCATGCCGCCGGTCATGCCGGCACCGAAATTGGTGCCGACCGCGCCGAGTACGACTGCCACACCGCCGGTCATATATTCGCAGCCATTGGCGCCGCAGCCTTCGACCACCACGGTTGCGCCCGAATTGCGCACCGCGAAGCGCTCACCGGCCTGGCCCGCCGCGAGCAGGCTGCCCGAGGTCGCGCCGTACAGCACGGTATTGCCGATGATCGTGTTCTGCTGGCTGACCAGAGGCGAGCTGACCACTGGTCGCACGACGATCTTGCCGCCCGACAGGCCCTTGCCGACATAGTCGTTGGCGTCGCCGAATACCTCCAGGGTCACGCCCTTGCACAGGAACGCGCCGAGCGACTGGCCGGCCGATCCGCGCAGCCGCACATGGACATGCCCGTCGGCCAGCGTCGACATGCCGAACTTGGCGGTGATCTCGCTCGACAGGCGCGTGCCGACCGCGCGGTGCGTGTTGCGCACCGAATAGGTCAGCTGCATCTTCTCGCCGCGCGAGAAG
This portion of the Sphingomonas sp. So64.6b genome encodes:
- a CDS encoding glutathione S-transferase family protein; this translates as MWQLYQFPLCPFSRKVRLLLGEKGVGYDLVRESPWERRDEFLDMNPAGQVPVMTDPSRKILLMDSMAICEYLEETVEKSAMINGTAVNRAEIRRLVAWFDTQFFADITAPLLHERMVKRLVTKESPDSKVLREAMKAAVRHLDYTDYQLDHHNWMAGSTMSLADLAAAAQISVTDYLGGIDWKNHEQTAKWYRGLKSRPSFRPLLSERMEGITPPKHYDDVDFDL
- a CDS encoding DUF72 domain-containing protein; its protein translation is MAGGSSDTIRIGTAGWSIPKAVAARFPGSGSHLERYAAQLNAVEINSSFYRPHRRATYERWAASVPADFRFAVKLPRAITHERRLTGPEDLLAAFADEIAGLGEKRGPVLIQLPPSLIFDAAVTDVFFKQLHKIVGGRAVCEPRHASWFEASADVSLVRHKIARVAADPARVPHAALPGGWPGLRYTRLHGSPRVYWSSYDDAAIQSHAGTARDAGVESWTIYDNTASGAAIANAIDLHDRV
- a CDS encoding tRNA-binding protein, translated to MHATHDPAAAAAPTIGFDDFLAVDIRIGTIVEALPFPEARKPAYRLTIDFGPAIGIKRSSAQITEHYTLDDLPGRQVAAVVNFPPRQIGPMMSEVLTLGFPDADGKVVLVGPTVSVPNGGRLF
- a CDS encoding GIY-YIG nuclease family protein, whose translation is MREREPCVYILASAFNGRLYTGATSNLVGRVMQHRDGTFDGFTKKYGIRRLVWYEVGETMDSVIATEKRIKKWRREWRMNLIERDNPHWDDLAVALGLGPLR